In Candidatus Methanosphaera massiliense, the following are encoded in one genomic region:
- a CDS encoding carbohydrate kinase family protein, giving the protein MKNVDLLVLGHTAFDYIMQVKEFSRINTSAIVEKMETFNGGAAGNVAVVASKLGLDVGLISCIGKDFKDSDYEQVLLNQGIDISDMIVSEDANTPTAFVLTNPDDEQMFYFYWGAAEKYQTSEVPKEAIDKARAVHLATGDPQYNIKAGKYAYSQNKLVSFDPGQDLHLYTTSDLEELTNNCNILFGNEHEIEYICDLLECTIDDLLSNGPNMVVQTLGDKGSLIYVKEEDPIKIDAVKTKAYDPTGAGDSYKAAFLSLYLHDNNLETCGRYASAVSSYIVETQGTQTNIPTSDQALERMTDQWSEMDL; this is encoded by the coding sequence ATGAAAAACGTAGATTTACTAGTATTAGGACACACAGCTTTTGATTATATTATGCAAGTTAAAGAATTTTCAAGAATAAACACATCTGCAATAGTTGAAAAGATGGAGACATTTAATGGTGGAGCAGCAGGTAACGTTGCAGTAGTAGCAAGTAAACTTGGATTAGATGTAGGACTTATATCATGTATAGGTAAAGACTTCAAAGACAGTGACTATGAACAAGTATTATTAAATCAGGGAATTGACATATCAGATATGATTGTATCAGAGGATGCAAATACTCCTACAGCATTTGTATTAACAAACCCTGATGATGAACAAATGTTTTACTTTTATTGGGGAGCAGCTGAAAAATATCAGACAAGTGAAGTACCAAAAGAAGCTATTGATAAGGCACGTGCAGTACATCTTGCAACAGGAGATCCACAATATAATATAAAAGCAGGTAAATATGCATACAGTCAAAATAAATTAGTTTCATTTGACCCTGGTCAAGATTTACACTTATATACTACCAGTGATTTAGAAGAATTAACAAATAATTGTAACATACTCTTTGGTAATGAACATGAAATAGAATATATATGTGATTTATTAGAATGTACAATCGATGATTTACTAAGTAATGGTCCTAATATGGTTGTACAAACTCTCGGTGATAAAGGTAGTTTAATTTACGTTAAAGAAGAAGATCCAATAAAAATTGATGCTGTAAAAACAAAAGCATATGATCCTACAGGTGCTGGAGATTCATATAAAGCAGCATTTTTAAGTTTATATTTACATGATAATAACTTAGAAACCTGTGGAAGATATGCAAGTGCAGTATCTTCTTATATTGTGGAAACACAGGGAACTCAGACAAACATACCAACCTCTGATCAAGCACTAGAAAGAATGACTGATCAATGGTCAGAAATGGACTTATAA
- a CDS encoding heavy metal-binding domain-containing protein: MPKFNINLTRKDKYTLFSIIMGTLAGLISLYLCLLFNITIFGVNIHVFISPVIAGFVETYVSKRLTDESSGAISAVVLFIITNVIGWLFPAQPITWNIFTIGGLLLMIQAAIPLTMNYIILGILLVLSYILGLIGGYIADHFNPTYNEIIELPNTTDISYLNILVLNSAPDIPIEEYKGLIIVELVIPFRRKPRHIVEYFRTPLEDKKNMKHEYYLKAKEQIIRELQKEAQKNNANAIIDIEIEYTNYNTRIPPDMLISAYGTAVIIDDKYL; encoded by the coding sequence TTGCCTAAATTTAATATAAATCTAACCAGAAAAGATAAGTACACTCTTTTTTCTATTATTATGGGAACACTTGCAGGATTAATATCATTATACCTCTGCTTATTATTTAATATAACAATATTCGGAGTTAATATTCATGTATTTATCTCACCAGTCATTGCAGGATTCGTTGAAACATATGTCTCTAAAAGATTAACTGATGAATCCTCTGGAGCTATAAGTGCGGTAGTGTTATTTATCATAACAAATGTAATAGGATGGCTATTCCCAGCTCAACCAATAACATGGAATATCTTCACAATAGGCGGATTATTATTAATGATACAGGCAGCTATTCCATTAACTATGAACTACATCATTCTAGGAATACTGCTAGTCCTATCATATATACTAGGTTTAATAGGTGGATATATAGCAGACCATTTTAATCCAACATATAACGAAATTATAGAACTACCTAACACGACAGACATATCCTACTTAAATATATTAGTACTTAATAGTGCACCAGACATACCTATCGAAGAATATAAGGGGTTAATTATAGTTGAACTTGTCATACCTTTCAGAAGAAAACCAAGACATATTGTAGAATACTTTAGAACACCCTTAGAAGACAAGAAAAACATGAAACATGAATATTACTTAAAGGCTAAAGAACAAATAATACGAGAATTACAAAAAGAAGCTCAAAAAAACAATGCTAATGCAATAATTGATATAGAAATAGAATATACTAATTATAATACACGTATACCTCCAGATATGCTAATATCTGCATATGGTACAGCTGTAATTATAGATGATAAATATTTATAA